The Nitrospinota bacterium region TTATAAATCCAATCGGCTGATTCAAATCAATGTTGTCTGGGGCAAGCCCGTGGTGGCACAGCCCAACGCCGATCAAGTGGTGAATCTGGCGAATCAGCTGAGGAAATATTTTTCCGAGCAGGGCTTCGTAGCAGAGGGGTTGGTGATGAACGCTCCATTGGGGAAAGACGCCATCATGGTTTTTCGCGGATCGGATAAATTGGGGAGGATGGTGCTTCTACTTCTGGATAACCCGAAGAAACCCGAGGGGCCATCCAATCAGGACATTGTTCTGAAGCTATCTTATATACAAAACCCCGGAAAACCGGACGTGTTTCAGATCAACAAGGGCGATTTTTAGATCATTTTTTCAAGACCCCGCCAGTTTATATTGATTCTTTTTTTTTGGAAAAGGGTATTTTATAATTCTTTTTTAAATATTATTGCTGTTAAGGAGAATAAATTGAAAAACAAAAGTCAGGTGGGAAAAGCCCTGGGGCGCGTTGCCAGCGGTCTGTATGTGATTACGGCGAAATGCGGGGATAAGGAAGACGCTGTCATTGCGAGTTGGGTCAACCAATGCTCCTTTGAACCTCCCGCGGTGATCATTGCGCTGGGCGTCGTTCGCTCCGCCCGCCTGTTGGTGGAGGGATCGAATGCTTTTATAGTCAATGTTCTGGGTAAGGAATCCAATGGCCTTTTAAAACATTTCAGCAAACCCCCCAAGGAAGATATGTTCAAGGGAGTCAAAACCACCGAAGGTTTGCAGGGAATCCGGATTTTGAACGACGCCGTTTCGTACCTGGAATGCGAAGTGGTCAATTCTGTTTTCTCAGGCGACCATGTTCTCTATATAGGGGAAATCGTCGGGGGCAAGATTTTGCAGGATGGGGAACCTTATTTTCATGTCAGGACAAACGGATTCAATTATTAGCGGTCATTTATTCCAGACCGATCATATTCAGGAAATCCGTGCGGGTGATGAGCCAGTAGGCGGCGATGCACAAAAAGGCAACAACGGAAACCGCAAACACCACCATTTTGACCAGGCGCTTCGGATCGGTTTGGTAATATTCTTTGACATCGTCAGCTAAACTTTCCATCATGCCTTCATCGGGGTGCTTTTTGTAGGTCTTATCGATGGCGTCTCTTCCATAAATGATTCCGAAGATGACGGCAATGATAAGTATTTCTATGGCGCCAATCACAATTTATAGACCTTTCAGGTGAATTGGATTAAAAGGTTGTTTTTCATTGAAAGGGTTTTCCGGTAATCGAACCTTCTTTTTGGAAGACTCCCTTTGGTTGACGCTTTTGGCACAGCGAAACCCGTAATCATCCATTCGGGTCCCCGGGGAACTGTTATTTCGGAAAGAGGAATAAATAAACCCTCCCAGATCCCGCCAGGAGCCGCCCCTTAAGACCTTGAATTCCCCGCCAATGGGCCCTCTGGGATTACTGTATTCAGATGATTCCGCATAATACTCTCGATCAAACCAGTCGTCCACCCATTCTTTTACATTTCCGGCCATATTATGTAGTCCGAAAGGGCTCTTTCCTTCCGGCAAAGCATCTACGGAAACCATCACTTTATGTTTTATTACATCCGTCCATGTTTGGAGAAAACGGGCGCGTTCCGGTGTCGGGCGGGAGTCCCCCCAGGGAAGTATGCGTTTGTCCGTGCCTCGCGCCGCTTTTTCCCATTCCGCTTCTGTCGGCAGACGTTTCTCTTTCCATTGGCAGTAGGCGACCGCTCCTTTCCAGTTCACGTTGTTGATGGGCAGAGATTCCAAACCGGGCCTTGGCTGGAAGCGTCCGTCGAAAAACAGCGTGCCGTATTTGTTGTCGAGGTAATAGCCTTTTACATTATTGACGGTGTTCAAAAATTCGGCATATTCCCGGGCGGAAACTTCATGACGGTCCATGAAAAACGGGTCCACAAATACCTCATGCTCTGGTTTTTCATCGAGTCCGTTTTGATTGGCACCCATTGTAAAAAACCCACCGGGAATCAGCGCCATGTTTTCGGGAGCCATTTTTTCTTCTGGAGATGGGGTTGCCGTGACTGTGTTGACTGGGAAAACAGCCTTTTTAAAAGTCAGGCTTTGCAATAGAGTGCGGGCTTCATCTGCAAATTGATCGGAGGCGTATTTCTCCAGATAACGCTCAAGTATCAGTCTGGCGGCCTCTTTTTGTCCAGATTCAAAAAATATCCATCCGACAAAAAATTCCAGTTCCGGACGGTCGGGAAATTGATGGGCCGCCTCGTTAATATCGCCCACCATGCCATTTACCACGCTGGGATCCTTCACGGCAAGGGCTTTCAGATACCATTTTCTGGCCTCGGAAAATGTCTGGTTCAATAAGGCATAAAAACCCAGATTCATTTGCGCCAGCGTGATTAGATTTTCCGGTCCCCGGCCTTCCTTGAGGCCGCGCCGGGTCCAGGCGATGGCCAGATCAATTTCATTTTTTCTGTAATGGGTCCACCCTAGCTGGATATAGGCTTTGAGCAAATCGGGATGATGTTCGATGAGGTAGCGATAAAGCTCGCTGGCCTTGTCGAAATCCCCCATCCGGTAAAAGGTTTCAGCCAGAGGTTCCAACACCTCCACCTTGCCGGGATACTTGGCTCGCATATCATTGAACGTCTGCAAGGCCAATTCGTGTTGACCCATGCGCAAATATACCGTGCCGATGGTTGTCTGGGTCTGAAAATTCATGGGGTCCATTTGCGCCAGTTTCTCTAAATGTAACAGAGCGCCGAAGTATTGTCCTTTTTCTAAGAATAGTTTCGATAAATTTTGATGGCCCGGTGTGAATGACGGGTCGATCTGGACGGCTTGTAAAAATGTTTCGATGGCTTTGTCCGCTTGACCGGATTGATCATAAGCCAGTCCCAGATTGTACAGGGTCGATAAATTTCGGGGGTCGGCTTGCAAAGCCAGTTGGTAATGGTGGATGGCTTTTCCAATTTGCTGTGTTTCGGAATAGATATTGGCCAGGTTGTTATGCGCTTCAATCGACCGGGGATTGATTTTCGCCGACAGGTCCAGATAAAAAATAGCTTTTTCAGGTTGTTTGCCTTTGTAATAAACCATTCCGACGTTGGAAAAATATGCCCCCAGGGTGGCCTTCTTTCCAAGATTTCCCATGAAAAACGTTTCTGTGGCATTGGCAGGTGCTCCAAATCGCTGGCGGTAAAAACTATCAGGGTAAGTTGCGCCCTGTTCCGTCGCTTCAATATTGATACGCGAGTTCCCGGAAACGTAGCGAACAAAAAAGTGATTGGGTAAAGGGACCCCAAAAAGAGGCAGATTCAGACGGTCGCCAATAATGAGATACAGGAGGGAGAGGTTCATGCAATAGCCTCGTCGGCTTTTGAGCATTCCGTGCAGAAAAAGCTCGGCGGGGTTCAGCGGGATTCCCTGGGCATCGACCTGTTCGGTGTAACGGTAGCCGCCTTCCTGATGAATGGCTTTTCTAAGCGCTGAGACAATTTCCTCAGGAGAGGATGATTCCTTCAATTTATCACGAACCGATTGGGTCAGCCGGTCCAACTCCTTACGTAACGGAGCCAGGTCGAGCGTGGAATCGCGATCCCTGGAAATGAGGAGAAAGGTTTCCGCCAGATCTATCTGACTTTCGTTCAGGGTTAAAACGGAGACCAGCTGATTTTCAACTGACGCTGATTCGCTGGCGGTGGCCGAAAAGGACCCACGTCCCAAGGTCAGGATCAGAAGGAGACACAAGATCAATGTTGTTCGTTTGATGACCATAACCGGTTGGGGAATTTTCCTGGAATGATTTTTTTCATTTATTATATCAAATGAAAATTGCGGAAGGGGAATGGTTCACAAAGTTTTTTTTGGGTCAATTTTTTGCGAACTCAGATCAAATCATTGGTTTCTATCGAGAAGGATATTCTGGGGGAAAATCGAGATTTTTAATTTCAATTTGAGCCGATCGGAGCGCGCGGCCTGAGTGTGATCTCCCATATTTTGATCGGATTATCGGAACTTGGGCGTGGATAAAGCGGACTATTGAGGGTGATTTCATCTGCTCACGCGGCTACATTTTGGCCCATTTTAGAGATTATTTTATGTTTTGCTTGAACCTCTTGTTGGACGCATATGCTCACAAAAAATCCGCTCATTTGGGTGTATTTAAGCTGATTTTGCCCCATAAACTAGTATATCCGATTGTTAAATTCGCATAATCATGACTTATTTATAGTATTGTAACTATTTATATTTTTATTTATAACTATTTATTATTGCTGTTACCGGCTCTATTTTTAATGGAAGTATTTGAAAAGTATGAAATTACTGGTATCCTGTTAATTGTGCATTGCGATTCCTTTCCAACTTTTTGGAGGTTGTCATGCCTGTCCAGTTCACGCACCTTGATACCGGTAAGATTGATACGACGGAGTCTTTTTTTTCAGACCAATTTCTGAGGAGCAGAATCAATAGCTGGAAAGAATCCAATGAAGGTTTCGACCTCATTTTTGATGAAGGCCGGGATGAGCAATGGAGGGAGCAAAACTGGAAAGCGGTTAAGGCTAATGAAATGAAATACGATGAGGATGTGAACCATTACATCACTCTCACGCTGGCGGATTTGGCCAACCCAAAATCCCAGGCGCTTGCCAACCAATACACAATCGGCATCGATGCCGATGCAGGGCAAATCGCCGCCTCCCTCGAAGAAAAATTCAAGAAGTACTTCCTATTTAAAGTAAATGCAGATTTCCTTCTTTTTAACCTTGGGTTGTTCAACCCCAATTCCAATCTCCTGGGGGAGACTTATTTTGATAAAGGCGAAAGCTATTATTTCTGCGCCGCCAGCAGTTTGAAGGAAATGAGGGGCGGGCGGTCTGATATGTCTGACGTGTTGGAGAAATTATCTATCCAATTTTGAAAATATGTGGAAATCCTGAGATTCATGAAAAACTCTGCAGATAACTTCCTGAGCTTCAATTGCAAATTTTCAAAACGTGAGATGGCTAATTTGGAAGAAACCTTGAGCTTGGAGGTGCGGAAAAGGAAGGATTCCGGTTCGGAGTAATATTGCGAGACTCATTTAATCTTCCAATTTACATAAACTTTAGAGCGATGACGTGATGGGTGGTCTCAAGGTAACCTCCTTGAAGATTCCAGATGGCCTCTTTAATGGAGCGTGAGAAACAAATCCCCCCTTTTTTTTAAGGGGGGATTTTATTGAAAACCAGTTTTTCCCAAGAACCCACCGCATCGACTCCTGGTCATTTTTTATCAAAACCCCACTTACGCAAAGCCCCACTCAACGAAGCCCTGGCTCCTTTTTCTCCCAGCCCTTCAGTTTCATACAGCCCAGATAACCCACATCCTGGCCTTTGAATCCAAATTCCCGGCCTTGAATCTTGTTGCTGTGTTTGTTTTTTTCCGCCTCGCAAGCCTTCGAGTCCTGGCTAAATATTGCCTCGGTTTTGCCAGGGCCGACGAAGGTAAAATCCTCAAAACGGTGGGCTTCGCCACATCCGGTCAGGATCCAGGTCACTAAAACAAAAAAAGATATTTTTATCGCATTGCCCAAAGATATGGAATTTAGAGGCGGATTTTTAAGCATGAAGTATCGCTTTAAAATAAATTCTATAAATAAACTAATATTGATTAGATAGGTATTCTTATTTAATGTTTTGCTTTAAGTTATTTGCCGGCGAAAAGTTCCCTTCATCAACCTAAAAGCCAGCGACTTTTTCTCATGCTCCATGGGGACGCCGATCAAAAATCCGCATTTGGGACAGACCAAAGGCGGCAATTCCGACTTGCTGGTGACCTGTTTTAATTGTAGCAGAGATGGCGGTCCCTGAATGCGGTCGATGATCAGGCGGATGAGAGCCCCGGACCCCTGTTTGCGATATTGGACGATGGACGCATCGCATTGGGTGCAGGTCAGGGATAATATTTTTGTCGCCATATGACCCCT contains the following coding sequences:
- a CDS encoding flavin reductase family protein, with translation MKNKSQVGKALGRVASGLYVITAKCGDKEDAVIASWVNQCSFEPPAVIIALGVVRSARLLVEGSNAFIVNVLGKESNGLLKHFSKPPKEDMFKGVKTTEGLQGIRILNDAVSYLECEVVNSVFSGDHVLYIGEIVGGKILQDGEPYFHVRTNGFNY
- a CDS encoding SUMF1/EgtB/PvdO family nonheme iron enzyme; the encoded protein is MVIKRTTLILCLLLILTLGRGSFSATASESASVENQLVSVLTLNESQIDLAETFLLISRDRDSTLDLAPLRKELDRLTQSVRDKLKESSSPEEIVSALRKAIHQEGGYRYTEQVDAQGIPLNPAELFLHGMLKSRRGYCMNLSLLYLIIGDRLNLPLFGVPLPNHFFVRYVSGNSRINIEATEQGATYPDSFYRQRFGAPANATETFFMGNLGKKATLGAYFSNVGMVYYKGKQPEKAIFYLDLSAKINPRSIEAHNNLANIYSETQQIGKAIHHYQLALQADPRNLSTLYNLGLAYDQSGQADKAIETFLQAVQIDPSFTPGHQNLSKLFLEKGQYFGALLHLEKLAQMDPMNFQTQTTIGTVYLRMGQHELALQTFNDMRAKYPGKVEVLEPLAETFYRMGDFDKASELYRYLIEHHPDLLKAYIQLGWTHYRKNEIDLAIAWTRRGLKEGRGPENLITLAQMNLGFYALLNQTFSEARKWYLKALAVKDPSVVNGMVGDINEAAHQFPDRPELEFFVGWIFFESGQKEAARLILERYLEKYASDQFADEARTLLQSLTFKKAVFPVNTVTATPSPEEKMAPENMALIPGGFFTMGANQNGLDEKPEHEVFVDPFFMDRHEVSAREYAEFLNTVNNVKGYYLDNKYGTLFFDGRFQPRPGLESLPINNVNWKGAVAYCQWKEKRLPTEAEWEKAARGTDKRILPWGDSRPTPERARFLQTWTDVIKHKVMVSVDALPEGKSPFGLHNMAGNVKEWVDDWFDREYYAESSEYSNPRGPIGGEFKVLRGGSWRDLGGFIYSSFRNNSSPGTRMDDYGFRCAKSVNQRESSKKKVRLPENPFNEKQPFNPIHLKGL